The following is a genomic window from Spirosoma foliorum.
CCCTTGACCTGGACTGGCGCGCTAATGGGAGACGGCGTAACTAGAACAGCTGGTTTGGCAACTGTCGGACTAGGACTGGGGGGAGCTACATAAACATCCGTTTTTTCTTCTTCATAGACATCTGTTAACTCCGACTCAATCGCTACGGGTTTAGGTCGAAGTTGCTCAATACACAGCGCCAGCCCCTGAATGGCAGTTTCATCCGTTGGATTGAGTTTCAGTACTTGCTCATATTGGCTTTTGGCCTGATCAAAACGCTGTTGTCGACACAGGATATTAGCTTCGTTCAGTAACTGGGTGAGTTGCTCTTGTTGGAGAGCATTCGTGCATTGATTTAGTCGATTCTGGGCGTCAACATGGTGCTCCCGCTTGGCCAGTATTTGTTCGAGCACCGCAATTGCCTGCTGGTAGTCAGCATGTTCAAACAGTATGTTTGCCTGATTCAGCAACTGCGGAATCTGGTCCAGCAAATCCAGCAGTTCATCTTCTTTACGAACACGCTCATGAATATCGCGAACTAGGCATCGGCGAATCATAGTCCCATACGGTTCGGCAATCTGGCTTAGGCGGGCGGGCAATTCGACCGTCATAATTTTCTTTTCCACCTCACGTCGCACCGACTGTTCGCTACTGTTTCGCAAATCGGCCCGGAACGGCTTTTCGCCCGTCATCATTTCGTAGAGGATGACACCAAATGCCCATAAATCGAGGTTGAAACTCACCCGACTGCCTTCAATTTGCTCGGGCGCTTTATAGGATGGTGTACCTCGGCCGTCGCTCAGATCAAAATCAGAGCTATCGAGTTCGTCATCACTCACTAATTTACTAAGCCCAAAATCGGCAATCTTTGGAATGAATCGCCCGGCATTATCTCTGGATATTAGAATGTTAGCCGGTTTAAAATCGCGATGAACGATGCGGTGGCGATGCAGGTGCTGGAGGCCGAGTAAGATCCCTTTTGTAATCTCATAAATTTGCGTGGGTGTCAGCGTTACACGTCGGAGCAAATCGGCCAGATTGCCATCCGGGTAATATTTCATAATCGCGAAATCGCTGACACTGGTATCCGTTTCCAGGCGATGGCAGGAATCGTAGCGCGCTATATTGGTTTGCCTCGGCACTCGTTGGGCCAGTTCAACTTCGGCTTTCAGCGATTTGGTGTCATGACCCTTAAACTCACTGATTTTTATCGCTACCCACTCTGTTTCGAGCTGATCTTCAACTTTGATAACCCGGCCATACGTACCGACACCTAACAGAGCCCCCTCATCATTCGGGCGGATCGGATAACGCTTTTTAAAGTCCAGAAACGTAGTAAACGTCTGATTCATAAGCAAGGGTTAGGTGGGTATAATGTGGATCAATCAAAGATACGCTAAAGGCAGACTATCCGAAAACCGACCATAAAAAACCGGCGTCTGCTTTCCCTTCGTTCGCTTCCTGACCAGCGGAGCTACGTATTTGTGCAGCTCTCGTATGGTTACAATGCCATCGCCGTTGAGATCGCCCTGCCCGGTCAATCCTTTGAGCAAAAAGTAGGTAAACGCTCCTCCTGCCAAACGCCGATCTTCAACCGCATTTTGCGTTGATCGACTAGCCAGTAACATAGCCACGTTGCTGCCATCTCGTCCTGTCTTTGCCAGTTCAGATCGGTTGGTTTGTTGGCGGGTTATGCCACCAGACAGACAGGCATCGGCAATACACAGCTTTGTAAGGGCTTTAGAAGCACGAAAAGCCGCTTTAATAGCGGCATAGGTTAGCAATTTCCGTTGATCGCCCGGACGAGCATCGTATGGAACAAAACTGTCAGGCAGGCCGTGTCCCGAAAAATACAGGATAACCCGGTCGTTTGCGCCCGCTTGCTGAAAGAGGGTCATTGCTTGTTCGATGGTAGCTTGTGTTGCCTGCCGATTGGTTAACAATCGAATGTGTGATGCCAATACATTGCCACCCGACTTGCTCTGCAAAAAATCAACTACCTGACGGGCATCCCGATCGGCAAACCGCAAATCGCCGGTTGAATAAGAGAGTGCCTGATAATCAGCAATGCCTACCACAACCGCATAGGTTTGCCCCCGCGCCATAGGCGATTGAAACCCCAACAATATGCCTAAACTAATCAGTAATGGAGTCAGCATAGCTTTAGAAGGCATTCACGGATTGAACGGGCTCGGCGTGAGTCACCTGACTGATTCCTATCAAATAGCCTGAGTAGTTATCTTTAGTATGTCCATCGCACAGGGCCTGTAACGACCCGATTTTAGCCTGATCGGGCATGTCACTGACGAGTAGTGTTGCCAGCACATAGGCATCGATTTTTTCCAGTACGCCATCTGTACACATGAAAAAATAATCGCCCGCCCAAACATCTGTTAAGAGCGTTATCTCGGGTATAGGCCGGATAGCCTGCCCGTCTTTATCCGCAGCACTTGCCACCACCGCCCGACTCAGGCGATTGCGCCAGGGGTGCGTAAGGGCCTGAGCAGCCGTGATGATACCAGCCTCCACCATGTCGTTTACCTGCCGATGATCCTGCGTCTGAAACATAACCTTCCCTGCCCGAATCTGATACACACGGCTGTCGCCAATGTGGATTACCGTTGCTCCCTGCTCATGAAACTGCAAGAGGGCCAGCGTTGACCCCATACGGCTAACCAACGGGTGCTGCTTCAGATAATCGTCATAGGCCGTATAAGCCAGATCGAGAGCCGCTTGTATATGAACCCTATCAAAAATGGGCTCATTCATCGAGGCAGAATAGCCGATCAGCGCATCACAAAGTAACTGGCTGGCAATCTCGCCCTTATCGGCCCCGCCCATGCCATCACACACAATAAAAAGCTGCGTCTGCTCGGTCGCCATCGTCACAGCCGGATATACTGCATCCTGATTGATCGTCCGTTGGCCAATGTGCGAAAAGGCAATGGGCAAAGCTGGCTGAATCTGCATAGTTTACTGAGTTCGGTCAGGGTTGAAATCCAGTTCGATTTTATAGGTATCGAGCATCGTTGATGGGATCGTATAGTGCGCCAGGCGAAACCGATCTACGCCACCCAACGTGATAATTCCCTCATCGCTAACGTCGATCAGTTCAGTTTTCAGTAGAGGGACTCCGTTAAGTTGTGTGCCATTCAGGCTGGATTGGTTCAGCTGTGTCGTCGCATCCACAGCGCCATCCTGAAGTTGGTAGCGCAATTGACCCGTCCATTTGTCAAATACAACAGTCAGCGTACAATGCCGACGACTGATGAAACACCGGCCATTATGAACAAAGCGGGCAACCTGAACTGTACAGGCATCGGATGTACCGATGACATTACTGCCAAACTGCAATCTGTACGTTGTTTCAGGAGTACCCAGGTACGTCAATTGCCCAAACGAGGGAAGGCCCAGAACAATAGATTCGTCGTAATGAAACGGCTTTTGCAATACATTAACAGCTCCACAACCCACGTGCGAACACACAATTGATCCACGTTCGGTATCGACGGCACGAACCATAATGCGCCGGCCACACTGCTGGCAATTAATAAGCGTTGTTTTAAATCCACTCATATCTCCTACTCGTCCATATCCTGAACATTACCGTCGTTGATATAGGTATCATCATCGTCGTATGTATCAGCCGCGTGGGTTTCGTGGTTAGTTGTTGGCTCATCCAGATCGGCCGCTTCATGCGATGCTACTAATACAGTTGATGTCGGCGGCTCAGGTTCAAGAATTGAATCGACGATTTCTTTCGACATACTTTCTTCCAGGCCCTGATTGAACTGGTCGTTACTCAAGACTATTGGGTGGTCTAAACGAACGGCTGCTGTTAATTCGCCATCCAGCGAATCATAGCGATAAATAGTATCTAAGCCATCATCGCCAGTGGCGTCGACTACCCGATACGTATTGCCATCGGCACCATCCAAAACCATTGTGTCGATAATACCATCATGATCAAAGTCGAGTCCCATTATTCGCTGGCCGTTTAGGTGGCCTTCAATGATAGTCGGTTCAGAAGTCGGTTCTTGCGTTGTAGTTGTACCGGGTATATGAGTTACTGGTTGCGCATATGGTTTTACGGGCAGGTGCTCACCCGTAATCATTTCGGTATATTCCTGACGTTGCGTCAACGAAAGATCACTCCATTCTTCTTTCTCAAACGTATTGTACCAATGCCCATGCCAGCTAAACACGCCCCCCATACCCACTTCTTCGCGAGCAGTTTCGAACGCCTGTTCAAACGTCATGCTATCAGTCGTTTTTCCAGCAACATCAATATCAGCGGGCAAAGTCATACTAGCTGTAGCGTCAGAGGAAGTTGACCCATTTTCGGCAGCAGGTTCCTTGTGTCCTACAATTTTTTGGCTGATAGCCCAGGCCGAGCCTCCTAGTAATAAAGTCGCGGCCGAAATGCCCAGCATTTTCTTTTTATCCATGGTCAAGCTTGATTTGGTGGGGATAGAAGCGGAAGAATCCATCGTATATGAATCGGTTGATAAATCGGTTTGCTCG
Proteins encoded in this region:
- a CDS encoding serine/threonine-protein kinase, whose amino-acid sequence is MNQTFTTFLDFKKRYPIRPNDEGALLGVGTYGRVIKVEDQLETEWVAIKISEFKGHDTKSLKAEVELAQRVPRQTNIARYDSCHRLETDTSVSDFAIMKYYPDGNLADLLRRVTLTPTQIYEITKGILLGLQHLHRHRIVHRDFKPANILISRDNAGRFIPKIADFGLSKLVSDDELDSSDFDLSDGRGTPSYKAPEQIEGSRVSFNLDLWAFGVILYEMMTGEKPFRADLRNSSEQSVRREVEKKIMTVELPARLSQIAEPYGTMIRRCLVRDIHERVRKEDELLDLLDQIPQLLNQANILFEHADYQQAIAVLEQILAKREHHVDAQNRLNQCTNALQQEQLTQLLNEANILCRQQRFDQAKSQYEQVLKLNPTDETAIQGLALCIEQLRPKPVAIESELTDVYEEEKTDVYVAPPSPSPTVAKPAVLVTPSPISAPVQVKGQTVSKPTLPQSTSNPIGQAFPWKIAAPAAIVVAGIGLYMSLYSTSTSTPSNGQQPDSILSLPVLPKTKSISPEAIKSIPDESKADLRKRIDVALGKAHQAYKAKDYNLALVLTNSALQLDPTRQDVTKLRDAAQKEIQKQAPREEQPVNATPEQPKNTTPTPEVEKPKPAEPEEGANDKRLKEKQEQQTKYDDLIEEGVKAIANGNNKTKAISSFGKAQELAKGQELSTAKAEAAYAQYMAKANKIFSTDEFDGAKAWYQVAQALKDTDEVRRKIKQCTNQ
- a CDS encoding caspase family protein, whose product is MLTPLLISLGILLGFQSPMARGQTYAVVVGIADYQALSYSTGDLRFADRDARQVVDFLQSKSGGNVLASHIRLLTNRQATQATIEQAMTLFQQAGANDRVILYFSGHGLPDSFVPYDARPGDQRKLLTYAAIKAAFRASKALTKLCIADACLSGGITRQQTNRSELAKTGRDGSNVAMLLASRSTQNAVEDRRLAGGAFTYFLLKGLTGQGDLNGDGIVTIRELHKYVAPLVRKRTKGKQTPVFYGRFSDSLPLAYL
- a CDS encoding PP2C family protein-serine/threonine phosphatase, with the protein product MQIQPALPIAFSHIGQRTINQDAVYPAVTMATEQTQLFIVCDGMGGADKGEIASQLLCDALIGYSASMNEPIFDRVHIQAALDLAYTAYDDYLKQHPLVSRMGSTLALLQFHEQGATVIHIGDSRVYQIRAGKVMFQTQDHRQVNDMVEAGIITAAQALTHPWRNRLSRAVVASAADKDGQAIRPIPEITLLTDVWAGDYFFMCTDGVLEKIDAYVLATLLVSDMPDQAKIGSLQALCDGHTKDNYSGYLIGISQVTHAEPVQSVNAF
- a CDS encoding FHA domain-containing protein, whose product is MSGFKTTLINCQQCGRRIMVRAVDTERGSIVCSHVGCGAVNVLQKPFHYDESIVLGLPSFGQLTYLGTPETTYRLQFGSNVIGTSDACTVQVARFVHNGRCFISRRHCTLTVVFDKWTGQLRYQLQDGAVDATTQLNQSSLNGTQLNGVPLLKTELIDVSDEGIITLGGVDRFRLAHYTIPSTMLDTYKIELDFNPDRTQ